A region from the Bacillus sp. Marseille-P3661 genome encodes:
- a CDS encoding aldehyde dehydrogenase family protein, translating to MKNFSVDMYINGESVSNSEKLTLHDPANLKVVIGEIPMGNEAHVNKAVECAHIAWPQWSALGADARAEYLQSTAKYIEENIGSLTELLALENGKLLSEAKAELVASVNVLKYYSTLTNELNEDKVIENEQGKMVLTRDSMGVVSVIVPWNFPVLLGFMMAAPALLAGNSVVLKPSTFSPLTLTKILRHMAGMLPNGVLNVVLGSGSTVGHEMTVHPRVRKITFTGSTEIGSKIISEGSKTIKNFSMELGGNDAAIVLSDANIDEEMINKMIKGVFTFCGQICYAIKRIYVSKDRYSEFVEKFTAAADNLKVGHGFNPKATLGPINNKPQFESVQKLIKDLETSNATVTQVGAFVEGVKEEDGYYVLPRIVTGVSHEDDIVQKEQFGPVIPIVPFETEEEAISFANDTEFGLGNSIWTSNEERGFQLAKRLQSGSVFINIHQVGASAVNMPFGGYKQSGIGRGHAVEGLHEHTELKAIIRRTDM from the coding sequence GTGAAAAACTTTTCTGTGGATATGTATATTAATGGTGAATCTGTTTCAAATAGTGAAAAATTAACACTTCATGACCCAGCGAATCTCAAAGTTGTTATTGGAGAGATACCGATGGGGAATGAAGCACATGTGAACAAAGCAGTAGAGTGTGCACATATTGCGTGGCCGCAGTGGTCAGCACTAGGAGCAGACGCTAGAGCTGAGTATTTGCAATCAACTGCGAAGTATATAGAAGAAAATATTGGGTCTTTAACAGAACTCCTTGCATTGGAAAATGGGAAGTTACTATCTGAAGCGAAAGCAGAATTAGTAGCTTCTGTAAATGTTTTGAAGTATTACAGTACTTTAACAAACGAATTAAATGAAGATAAAGTGATTGAAAATGAACAGGGGAAGATGGTTTTAACACGAGATTCAATGGGGGTTGTTTCTGTCATTGTTCCTTGGAACTTTCCAGTATTATTGGGATTTATGATGGCTGCCCCGGCATTGCTTGCAGGGAATTCCGTTGTATTAAAACCTTCGACCTTTTCACCGCTGACACTTACAAAGATTCTTCGACATATGGCAGGTATGTTGCCGAACGGTGTACTTAACGTTGTTTTAGGCTCCGGTTCTACAGTTGGCCATGAAATGACAGTGCATCCAAGGGTGCGTAAAATTACGTTTACAGGAAGTACCGAAATAGGAAGTAAGATAATAAGTGAAGGTTCTAAGACGATCAAAAATTTCAGCATGGAATTAGGCGGGAATGATGCTGCCATTGTGCTTAGTGATGCAAATATAGATGAAGAAATGATAAATAAAATGATTAAAGGTGTATTTACGTTTTGCGGTCAAATATGTTATGCCATCAAGAGAATTTATGTTAGTAAAGACAGATATAGTGAGTTCGTCGAGAAATTTACTGCTGCAGCAGATAACTTAAAGGTCGGGCACGGCTTTAATCCAAAAGCGACATTAGGTCCAATTAATAATAAACCGCAGTTTGAAAGTGTGCAAAAGTTAATTAAGGATCTTGAGACCAGTAATGCGACAGTGACTCAAGTTGGAGCCTTTGTTGAAGGTGTAAAGGAAGAGGATGGCTATTATGTTTTACCAAGAATCGTGACAGGCGTAAGCCATGAAGATGATATTGTTCAAAAGGAACAATTTGGTCCGGTTATCCCAATCGTTCCATTTGAAACGGAGGAGGAAGCCATATCATTTGCGAATGATACTGAATTCGGATTAGGAAATTCGATCTGGACGTCAAATGAGGAGCGTGGATTTCAATTAGCTAAACGCCTTCAGTCAGGAAGTGTCTTCATAAATATTCATCAAGTAGGGGCATCAGCTGTTAACATGCCTTTTGGCGGCTATAAACAAAGCGGAATTGGGAGAGGCCATGCCGTTGAAGGTTTGCACGAACATACCGAATTAAAAGCAATTATCCGACGAACTGATATGTAG
- a CDS encoding TRAP transporter permease: MEQTNLSRYRNLKGPMAVVLKVALAAIPVVGVLYLLGFQYKFGISIYEEQYIGLFIGLILFCIFLSVPISKRSTKSKVPWYDFVLAMLGLIVGLNVAINYPELSLTFTHLTPTRIALSVIAVLLFMEALRRLVGNILVVIVTIFIFYAWSAPFFPGPLSGKQIKPENLFNYLYLDASSTLNMFGLAATIALTFVLFGQVLLAFNGGDKINNIALSLFGRFRGGPAKASIVGSSAVGSVTGGPVTNVMITGTITIPMMKKNGYTSEQAGAIEAVASTGGQIMPPVMGIAAFVIADYMGVPYSEVALAALIPALLFYICLFAQVDFIAARDGFKRLSKDNLPAIKDSLIKGWLIVPPFSFLIYSLFFLGYPPTLAGIYATGIGLLFLTVFQRHLWKQFFKLITDAFVGTGRLLLEISIVLAAAGIIIGVTGVTGLGFNLALSLSYVGEYGLLPLLITSAIVAVILGMGMPSVAAYTLVAVLVAPALVELGVQPMAAHLFVFYFAILSNFTPPIALACFAASSIANASPNKIGLQAMRLGLVGYIVPFIFVFSPSLLLKGDIVYSTMILSVATAVVGCIILASAVEGFFLQQVDSGKRIVLGICGFLLLLPINFSNSTWIFNAVAVVTILYILFSQIRKSKSEKTVTMT, translated from the coding sequence ATGGAGCAAACCAATCTTTCGCGATACAGAAATTTGAAGGGTCCTATGGCTGTTGTTTTGAAGGTAGCTCTGGCAGCAATACCGGTGGTTGGAGTTCTTTATTTATTGGGTTTCCAATATAAATTCGGTATCTCTATTTATGAAGAACAATACATTGGCTTGTTCATAGGTTTGATCCTTTTCTGTATTTTTTTAAGTGTACCAATTTCAAAGCGTTCTACGAAGTCAAAAGTTCCTTGGTATGACTTCGTTTTAGCGATGCTTGGACTAATAGTAGGATTAAATGTTGCTATTAATTACCCGGAGCTTTCATTAACTTTTACACATTTAACTCCAACGCGAATTGCCCTAAGTGTGATTGCGGTATTGCTATTTATGGAAGCGCTTCGAAGATTGGTAGGCAATATACTAGTAGTGATCGTGACCATTTTTATTTTTTACGCGTGGAGTGCACCGTTTTTTCCAGGACCACTTAGTGGTAAACAAATTAAACCTGAAAATCTATTTAATTATCTTTACCTAGATGCAAGTAGTACCTTAAATATGTTTGGGCTTGCTGCTACTATCGCGCTTACATTTGTCCTTTTTGGCCAAGTCTTGCTTGCATTTAATGGTGGCGATAAAATAAATAATATTGCCTTAAGCTTATTTGGACGGTTTCGTGGAGGACCAGCGAAAGCATCGATTGTTGGATCAAGTGCAGTGGGAAGTGTAACAGGCGGTCCAGTTACAAACGTTATGATAACAGGTACCATTACAATTCCGATGATGAAAAAAAATGGATATACTTCAGAACAAGCTGGAGCGATTGAGGCAGTTGCTTCAACAGGTGGTCAAATTATGCCTCCTGTTATGGGAATTGCAGCCTTTGTTATTGCCGATTATATGGGGGTTCCATATAGTGAAGTGGCTTTAGCTGCATTAATTCCTGCCTTACTTTTTTATATTTGCCTTTTCGCACAAGTTGATTTTATTGCTGCGCGGGATGGATTTAAACGCCTGTCTAAGGATAATCTTCCTGCTATAAAAGATTCATTAATCAAAGGTTGGCTTATTGTACCTCCATTTTCTTTTTTAATTTATAGCTTATTTTTCTTAGGATATCCACCAACACTTGCGGGTATTTATGCTACGGGTATAGGTCTTCTGTTTTTAACTGTATTTCAAAGACATTTATGGAAACAATTCTTCAAGTTAATTACTGATGCATTTGTTGGTACCGGCAGATTATTACTTGAAATAAGTATTGTGTTAGCTGCAGCAGGGATTATTATCGGAGTAACCGGCGTTACTGGTTTAGGGTTTAATTTGGCTTTAAGTCTTAGCTACGTCGGAGAATATGGACTATTACCACTGTTAATAACAAGTGCGATTGTTGCCGTGATATTAGGTATGGGAATGCCCTCAGTGGCAGCTTATACACTAGTTGCTGTATTGGTAGCACCGGCACTAGTTGAATTAGGGGTTCAACCTATGGCTGCTCATTTATTTGTTTTTTACTTTGCAATTTTGTCAAATTTTACACCTCCGATTGCATTAGCATGTTTTGCTGCTTCAAGCATTGCAAATGCGAGTCCTAACAAAATTGGACTTCAAGCTATGCGGCTGGGGTTGGTAGGGTATATTGTTCCGTTTATATTTGTATTTTCTCCTTCCTTACTGCTGAAGGGAGATATAGTTTATTCAACTATGATTTTGTCTGTTGCAACAGCAGTTGTTGGCTGTATTATTCTTGCATCTGCAGTTGAAGGCTTTTTTTTACAGCAAGTCGACTCTGGAAAAAGGATTGTCTTAGGTATCTGCGGTTTTCTTCTACTTTTACCTATAAATTTTTCCAATTCAACTTGGATTTTCAATGCTGTGGCCGTTGTAACAATTTTGTATATTTTATTTAGTCAAATAAGAAAGAGTAAGTCTGAAAAGACAGTAACGATGACTTAG
- a CDS encoding TAXI family TRAP transporter solute-binding subunit yields the protein MNRNMFIISILFMSLIMLVACSGQQETNTDNNKGESENSGSGGGNGVNVSIASHPQGSVYNSVATGVASILSKNGQNKAAVTPYEGPNAWIPLLNQGDVELGVASVPDVAWAFRGESTYDQNKNVRMLVRGNPMFTAGYTVREDSEIQSTSDLKGRKATSDYAGNQIVVNILEAQLRGVGLGWDDIVKVPVPSSVAGMEALQTGNADAVFAGSITSPTIMEVNNAIGVRVLNFADVTVEQVKNNDIPEKVMKPLTELVPGTTLAVRTEGILDGEETVVTQYPTMLASYSDISDDVAYDIVKTLFENYEELHPIHAALKLWVPEQMFDPNPAVPYHPGAIKYFKEIGVWTDEVQALQDELLKLAE from the coding sequence ATGAACCGAAATATGTTTATCATTTCTATTTTGTTCATGTCGCTAATCATGTTAGTGGCTTGTAGCGGTCAGCAGGAAACGAACACCGATAATAATAAGGGTGAATCTGAAAATAGTGGAAGCGGCGGCGGAAATGGTGTGAATGTGTCAATAGCTTCTCATCCACAAGGGTCCGTTTATAACAGTGTAGCAACAGGCGTAGCAAGTATTCTTAGTAAAAATGGTCAAAATAAGGCAGCCGTAACTCCTTATGAAGGCCCAAATGCATGGATACCTTTACTGAATCAAGGGGATGTGGAATTAGGTGTAGCTTCAGTACCTGATGTAGCCTGGGCTTTCAGAGGAGAATCGACGTATGATCAAAATAAAAATGTCCGTATGCTTGTTAGAGGTAATCCGATGTTCACGGCTGGATATACAGTACGCGAAGACTCAGAAATTCAAAGTACATCGGATTTAAAGGGACGTAAAGCAACCTCCGATTATGCGGGAAATCAAATTGTAGTTAATATTCTTGAAGCACAGTTGAGGGGTGTGGGGTTAGGATGGGATGATATTGTCAAAGTTCCAGTTCCTTCTTCTGTAGCTGGCATGGAAGCGTTACAAACAGGAAATGCGGATGCAGTCTTTGCCGGTTCAATTACATCTCCAACAATTATGGAAGTAAATAATGCAATAGGGGTAAGGGTGCTAAATTTTGCGGATGTAACTGTCGAACAGGTTAAAAATAATGATATACCAGAGAAAGTAATGAAACCGCTTACTGAATTGGTTCCAGGTACTACACTGGCTGTTAGAACAGAAGGCATATTAGATGGTGAAGAGACAGTTGTTACCCAATATCCAACTATGCTTGCAAGCTATTCTGACATATCAGATGATGTGGCCTATGATATTGTAAAAACACTATTTGAAAATTATGAAGAATTGCATCCAATACACGCTGCACTAAAGCTTTGGGTTCCAGAGCAAATGTTTGATCCTAATCCTGCTGTTCCTTATCATCCAGGAGCGATCAAATATTTTAAAGAAATAGGTGTTTGGACGGATGAGGTTCAAGCGTTACAAGACGAACTACTTAAATTAGCCGAATAG
- a CDS encoding MurR/RpiR family transcriptional regulator translates to MSNVIDRVKKLLPTLPATLKRIANVVIDDPEFVVKDNLNGLAIKSKTSDAAVVRFAKRVGYKGFRDLQISLAYELGDSHTQMDQEIGLHASIETIVNVSSNANIHAVTESREFLNYTSVEKVINIIKKARIVHIFAQGINYSTGIDLSYNLMKLGILCNVYNDSYMHAVAGAISSPDDVALAISHRGSNKEVIESLTIARQHHAKTIALTTRVNSPITKIADISLCVAEKEIVFQGEPLTSRMSMMHLVDILFLGIAANMDGKSLQRLKEVKEVLNEKRDPIL, encoded by the coding sequence ATGTCTAACGTTATAGACCGAGTAAAAAAACTATTACCTACATTACCAGCTACCCTCAAAAGAATAGCTAATGTTGTTATAGATGATCCAGAATTTGTAGTTAAAGATAACCTAAATGGACTTGCGATAAAATCAAAAACTAGTGATGCTGCCGTCGTTCGGTTTGCCAAGCGAGTTGGATACAAAGGTTTCAGAGATCTTCAAATCAGCCTTGCTTATGAACTTGGGGATAGTCACACACAAATGGATCAAGAAATAGGGTTACACGCAAGTATCGAAACCATTGTTAACGTTTCTTCTAATGCAAATATACACGCCGTAACCGAGTCGCGGGAATTTTTGAATTATACCTCCGTGGAAAAAGTAATCAATATAATTAAAAAGGCTCGAATTGTTCATATTTTTGCACAAGGCATCAATTACTCAACAGGAATTGATTTATCCTATAATCTTATGAAACTTGGCATATTATGCAATGTTTATAATGATTCTTATATGCATGCAGTTGCTGGAGCTATTTCAAGCCCTGATGACGTTGCCTTGGCGATTTCTCATAGAGGTTCAAATAAAGAGGTGATTGAATCCTTAACCATTGCACGTCAACATCATGCAAAAACAATTGCTTTAACGACAAGGGTCAATTCGCCAATTACTAAAATTGCGGATATATCACTTTGTGTTGCAGAGAAGGAAATAGTATTTCAAGGCGAGCCTTTAACATCCAGAATGAGCATGATGCACCTTGTCGATATTTTATTCCTTGGAATAGCAGCAAACATGGACGGAAAATCTCTTCAACGCTTAAAGGAAGTAAAAGAAGTACTAAATGAAAAAAGAGATCCTATCCTCTAA
- a CDS encoding APC family permease, whose protein sequence is MSYSSLESSKTQGIEQFGYKQEFKKVLKTRDLVIFGMVFMAPVSAQTLFGALAQVSQGHAVLAYLIGLIAMLFTAYCYGKMAQAYPIAGSTYSYTSQAVHSNVGFIAGWSIMLDYLIFPMLIYKVSALFLSELLPFIPLWVLLLVFLVPVTICNYFGAKTTSRVNIIMTIFMILSIVAFVIVAIKAVANGVGYGEVFTFKGIYNPETFSWDSLMAAASIAVLSYIGFDAVTTMAEDSNVTGKMVGRAAVLACVVSTVFYIAQAYFATVAQPDFNSFETADTAFFEIAFSVGGGTLATFCTLIIAISGISTALAGQAAASRVLFSMGRDKVLPNFFSRLHPKHKTPVNSIIFMAVVGYIGAVFIPLSVFFSIVVFGALIGFICVNLSVFVEYFIRRKERSGLFLITNVLFPILGFLVCCYILVGMDVIGKTVGFCWLAAGIIFLAITTKGFKNSPSVFKENTFE, encoded by the coding sequence ATGTCTTATTCTAGTTTAGAGTCCTCAAAAACACAGGGGATCGAACAATTTGGATATAAACAGGAATTTAAGAAAGTATTAAAAACTCGGGATTTAGTTATTTTTGGAATGGTATTTATGGCACCGGTTTCAGCTCAAACACTATTTGGTGCTCTTGCTCAAGTATCTCAAGGTCATGCCGTTTTAGCCTACTTAATTGGTTTAATTGCTATGCTATTTACAGCTTACTGTTACGGTAAAATGGCTCAAGCATACCCAATTGCTGGCTCAACGTATAGTTACACATCACAAGCTGTTCATTCAAATGTGGGTTTTATTGCGGGCTGGTCTATTATGTTAGATTATCTAATTTTCCCAATGTTAATCTATAAAGTAAGTGCTTTATTTTTATCGGAACTCTTACCATTTATTCCGCTTTGGGTGCTGTTACTAGTATTTTTAGTCCCAGTTACAATATGTAATTATTTTGGTGCTAAAACAACATCACGGGTAAATATTATTATGACAATCTTTATGATTTTAAGCATTGTGGCATTTGTAATAGTTGCTATAAAAGCAGTAGCAAATGGTGTTGGCTATGGAGAGGTCTTTACATTTAAGGGTATTTATAATCCTGAAACATTTTCTTGGGACAGTTTAATGGCGGCAGCATCGATTGCTGTTCTATCGTATATCGGATTTGACGCTGTAACCACGATGGCAGAAGATTCAAATGTTACAGGGAAAATGGTAGGTAGAGCTGCTGTGTTGGCTTGTGTGGTTAGTACTGTTTTTTATATCGCTCAAGCTTATTTTGCAACAGTAGCACAACCGGATTTTAATTCTTTTGAAACGGCAGATACTGCATTTTTTGAAATTGCATTTTCAGTTGGTGGGGGAACTCTTGCTACGTTTTGTACACTGATTATCGCCATTTCGGGAATTTCAACTGCGCTTGCTGGCCAGGCTGCAGCATCAAGAGTGTTATTCAGTATGGGGCGTGACAAGGTTTTACCAAACTTCTTTTCGCGACTTCATCCTAAGCATAAGACTCCAGTGAATAGTATTATTTTTATGGCTGTGGTTGGTTATATTGGGGCAGTTTTCATTCCATTAAGTGTGTTCTTCTCGATCGTTGTATTTGGTGCATTAATAGGTTTTATATGTGTAAACTTATCTGTTTTTGTAGAATATTTTATACGACGAAAAGAGCGATCTGGCCTATTTTTAATTACAAACGTTTTGTTTCCTATTCTAGGGTTTCTAGTTTGTTGTTATATTTTAGTAGGTATGGATGTAATAGGAAAGACAGTTGGATTTTGTTGGTTAGCTGCAGGAATCATCTTCCTTGCTATTACGACAAAAGGGTTTAAGAACTCTCCATCAGTTTTTAAAGAAAATACATTTGAATAA
- a CDS encoding branched-chain amino acid ABC transporter ATP-binding protein produces the protein MSLMEINRMSSGYGRTVIDREIQLKVEYGKILCVLGRNGVGKSTLLKTIMGIVETFEGEISFDGARITGLKPFQIANMGIAYAPQESALFDNLSVEQNLKVGLPRQSTSFSTICEEAFRIFPILKERLKQEAGTLSGGEKKMLLMARAMIRSPKLIILDEITEGVQPSVIDNISNALRKMNEQGVSVLLVEQNVDFALSVAHSYAVMNQGQIVINDLVDQNSRLRIEQYMAV, from the coding sequence ATGAGTCTAATGGAAATAAACAGGATGTCTTCGGGATATGGGCGAACGGTCATTGACAGAGAAATACAATTAAAGGTTGAATACGGTAAGATCTTATGTGTATTGGGAAGAAATGGTGTAGGGAAATCCACTCTATTAAAGACTATCATGGGAATTGTTGAAACATTTGAGGGAGAAATCTCATTTGACGGAGCTAGGATTACAGGACTAAAACCGTTCCAGATTGCAAATATGGGGATTGCTTATGCACCCCAGGAATCAGCATTATTTGATAATTTAAGCGTGGAGCAAAATCTGAAGGTGGGCCTTCCACGTCAAAGTACAAGTTTTAGCACCATTTGCGAGGAAGCTTTTCGAATTTTCCCAATCCTTAAGGAAAGATTGAAACAAGAGGCGGGTACGTTAAGTGGTGGAGAAAAGAAGATGTTGCTTATGGCAAGGGCCATGATTCGATCACCAAAACTAATTATATTGGATGAGATTACAGAGGGTGTCCAGCCTTCTGTCATTGATAATATTTCAAATGCATTACGAAAAATGAATGAACAAGGGGTATCGGTTTTACTTGTAGAGCAAAACGTTGATTTTGCCCTAAGTGTAGCCCATTCTTACGCAGTAATGAACCAAGGGCAAATCGTAATTAACGATTTGGTAGATCAAAACTCTAGATTAAGAATCGAACAATATATGGCAGTCTAA
- a CDS encoding branched-chain amino acid ABC transporter ATP-binding protein/permease, whose translation MLNNYFLKNTTIKHLTIICLLLLLLPFVSTDYFLSLIGKVLIFAIFAISLDLAWGYGGILSLGHSVFFGLGSYAFAITALQWDSSVSIALGVVLGIALPALLALVVSMFLFFTKSSLFYIGVITLSLSLLAEQVALRFPQLTGGQNGLNGLPGYPLSGIPLYFVIFFFFVSVLYLSYKFLNSNMGKVVVAVRDNEERTRFMGYKTAWVRTLMFVLSGTIAGLAGVLYAPYSGFVSPSLLNFVLATQVIVWVAIGGRGKLVGAVIGALLINILEPYFIESFPYVWQVLLGLLFVFVVVFMPNGLYSLLNKKTSDKENQYQVVVKPPSQSKQHGNGILNIQNLKVSFGSLNILKGIDLKLNSGELLCIIGPNGAGKSTLINSLTGRNIPTGAVELEGQRIENKKPEDIVRLGIARTFQSTNIIGSLTVAENLQLAAGKGKFPSFFKRTNTLTLTPSAEQLLRQSGLSEKLSVEADNLVHGDQQLLELCMSIALEPKVLFLDEPTAGLTLHERRNIGKMLTQLARKDNISLLVIEHDVDFVKEISDRVTVLHDGTIMADGTVQDVTGNELVKRVYLGGRAT comes from the coding sequence TTGTTAAACAATTATTTCTTGAAAAATACTACTATTAAGCACCTTACTATCATTTGTCTTCTGTTATTGTTATTGCCTTTCGTATCAACTGATTACTTTTTATCATTGATTGGGAAGGTCTTGATATTTGCTATTTTTGCTATAAGTCTTGATTTGGCATGGGGATATGGTGGTATCCTATCTTTGGGGCACAGTGTGTTTTTTGGTTTGGGTTCGTACGCCTTTGCTATCACTGCATTGCAGTGGGATTCAAGTGTTTCTATTGCTTTGGGAGTCGTTTTGGGCATTGCTCTTCCGGCACTGCTGGCTCTTGTCGTTAGTATGTTTCTTTTTTTTACTAAGTCGAGTCTATTTTATATCGGGGTCATTACCCTGTCATTATCTCTACTGGCGGAACAAGTGGCACTCCGTTTCCCTCAATTGACGGGGGGGCAAAATGGATTAAATGGCTTGCCTGGATATCCCTTATCTGGAATTCCGCTTTACTTTGTTATTTTTTTCTTTTTTGTATCCGTTCTTTACCTTTCGTACAAATTTTTGAACAGTAATATGGGAAAAGTGGTTGTTGCTGTTAGGGATAATGAAGAGCGAACTCGCTTTATGGGTTACAAAACAGCGTGGGTTCGGACGTTAATGTTTGTTCTCTCAGGGACCATTGCAGGTTTAGCCGGCGTTCTATATGCTCCTTACTCAGGATTCGTTTCACCTAGTCTATTGAATTTTGTTTTAGCTACGCAGGTTATCGTGTGGGTTGCAATCGGTGGACGCGGCAAGCTAGTGGGTGCAGTTATTGGAGCATTATTAATTAATATTTTAGAACCGTATTTTATTGAAAGTTTTCCTTATGTGTGGCAAGTGCTACTTGGACTGCTCTTCGTGTTTGTCGTAGTGTTTATGCCAAATGGATTGTATTCACTGCTTAACAAAAAAACATCGGATAAGGAAAACCAATATCAAGTTGTGGTGAAGCCCCCTTCTCAAAGTAAACAACACGGAAATGGTATTCTAAATATTCAAAATCTTAAGGTTTCATTTGGATCTCTTAATATACTAAAAGGTATAGATTTGAAGTTAAACAGTGGAGAATTGTTATGTATTATCGGACCAAATGGAGCAGGAAAATCAACATTGATAAACAGTCTTACAGGACGGAATATTCCAACAGGAGCTGTGGAGTTAGAGGGACAAAGAATCGAGAATAAGAAACCAGAGGACATCGTTCGCTTGGGAATAGCTCGGACATTTCAATCCACAAATATAATTGGTTCATTAACGGTAGCTGAAAACTTACAATTAGCAGCAGGAAAAGGTAAGTTCCCTTCTTTCTTTAAAAGAACAAATACGTTAACTTTAACGCCTTCCGCTGAACAGTTGCTGCGCCAAAGCGGGTTATCGGAAAAGTTATCAGTTGAGGCAGATAACCTAGTCCATGGAGACCAGCAATTGCTGGAACTATGTATGTCAATCGCGCTTGAACCGAAAGTATTATTTTTAGATGAACCTACTGCAGGTTTAACTTTACATGAGCGGAGAAACATAGGGAAAATGCTGACACAACTTGCGCGTAAGGATAATATTTCCCTACTAGTCATCGAACATGATGTGGATTTTGTAAAGGAAATCTCTGATAGGGTAACCGTTTTACATGATGGGACAATTATGGCAGATGGGACTGTACAAGACGTTACTGGGAATGAGCTTGTTAAGAGAGTGTATTTAGGGGGAAGGGCAACATGA
- a CDS encoding branched-chain amino acid ABC transporter permease, with protein sequence MVTATIVGLDVISSIAILFLVAIGLAIIFGLMGVVNLAHGELLMLGAYSAYLTTSLGLSPWLALLIAPIVVALFGLVLERLLIRRLYGKIMESILATWGVGIVIRQCIEMIFGKNYKPVPMPIDQSVSMFDVSYPLYRILIVFIAIAVVIMLVLIERKTNVGVTVRAVIKDPVLSSSLGINVNRAYTTTFVVGSALAGFAGALLAPFVSVYPGMGVCYVMNAFFLVLVGGMGSILGVAGSATILGGSQTLISFWYDSIWGSISIVVLAMVIMRFRKTNLS encoded by the coding sequence TTGGTAACCGCAACGATTGTAGGTTTAGATGTTATTAGTTCGATAGCGATATTATTCCTTGTCGCTATCGGACTCGCAATTATATTTGGATTAATGGGTGTAGTGAATTTGGCGCATGGAGAGCTTTTGATGTTAGGAGCTTATTCGGCCTACCTAACTACTAGCCTTGGATTGAGTCCATGGTTAGCGCTGCTTATTGCACCTATTGTTGTAGCATTATTTGGACTGGTTTTGGAGAGGCTATTGATTCGTCGTCTTTATGGCAAGATCATGGAGTCTATTCTTGCAACGTGGGGAGTAGGAATTGTAATACGGCAATGCATTGAGATGATCTTTGGAAAAAACTACAAACCAGTACCAATGCCTATAGATCAATCTGTGTCGATGTTCGATGTAAGTTATCCGCTTTACCGTATACTTATCGTCTTCATTGCAATAGCCGTTGTAATCATGCTTGTTTTAATAGAACGTAAAACAAACGTAGGGGTAACGGTTCGAGCTGTAATTAAAGATCCGGTATTATCTTCCTCGCTAGGTATTAATGTAAATAGGGCTTATACTACTACCTTTGTGGTAGGTAGTGCATTGGCGGGGTTTGCAGGAGCTCTACTTGCTCCTTTTGTTAGTGTATACCCTGGGATGGGGGTTTGCTACGTAATGAATGCCTTTTTTTTAGTGTTGGTTGGTGGGATGGGGTCTATACTAGGGGTTGCAGGAAGCGCTACTATCTTAGGAGGATCCCAAACATTGATTTCTTTCTGGTACGATTCAATCTGGGGAAGCATTTCGATCGTGGTTCTGGCAATGGTAATTATGAGATTCCGAAAAACCAATTTATCTTAG